From the Paramormyrops kingsleyae isolate MSU_618 chromosome 7, PKINGS_0.4, whole genome shotgun sequence genome, one window contains:
- the LOC111857336 gene encoding neural cell adhesion molecule 1-B-like isoform X3, with translation MWSRNDVDCTGKSYVCHSNNANISAEYTGRAEFLGNNTRNCALQIKNIRETDAGEYRFRFITNGCEKCGGPGVTLQVDELKVVMTSCRVNGTIREGDSVNLTCDTDSCSLSQSEFTWFKDNQQLPETQSTLHFSPACKYHSASYSCGLKGNRQTVSETVNLSVEDGTWTVRYTERNLCALRGSTVLIQCEYEYPEPHKVDSRMWSHNDVGCTGKPYVCHSNNTNISAEYTGRAEFMGNNTRNCALQIKNIRETDAGEYRFRFITNRCEKCGGPGVTLQVEELKVVMTSSRVNGTIREGDTVNLTCDTDSCSLSQSEFTWFKDNQQLPETQSTLHFSPISYHHTGKYSCALNGRTVAASNEVNIIVESHFNTIIIITVVGVLLIVLIGAVVIIIFMKRINSLNVDKTKEGTKKREDKDLCSDSEKQAESAIYANFMDFSREKSGTSNRYSEESCEFPDYGNVNIQERVYENVNFELTAQ, from the exons ATGTGGAGTCGGAATGATGTGGACTGTACTGGAAAATCATATGTCTGTCACAGTAATAATGCAAACATTAGTGCTGAGTACACAGGCAGAGCGGAATTCTTGGGGAACAACACAAGGAACTGTGCATTGCAGATAAAGAACATTAGAGAGACGGATGCTGGAGAGTATAGATTCAGATTCATAACGAACGGGTGTGAGAAGTGTGGTGGACCTGGAGTGACTCTTCAAGTTGATG aACTGAAGGTGGTGATGACCTCATGCAGAGTAAATGGAACAATAAGGGAAGGAGACTCTGTGAACCTGACATGTGACACAGACAGCTgctctctcagccaatcagaattcaccTGGTTTAAGGACAACCAGCAGCTCCCAGAAACACAGTCCACACTTCACTTCAGTCCTGCCTGCAAATATCACTCTGCAAGCTACTCCTGTGGATTAAAAGGCAACAGACAGACTGTGTCTGAAACAGTGAATTTGTCTGTTGAAG ATGGCACATGGACTGTGCGTTACACAGAGAGAAACTTGTGTGCATTGAGAGGATCGACTGTGCTCATTCAGTGTGAATATGAGTATCCAGAGCCACACAAAGTGGACTCCAGGATGTGGAGTCATAATGATGTGGGCTGTACTGGAAAACCATATGTCTGTCACAGTAATAATACAAACATTAGTGCTGAGTACACAGGCAGAGCAGAATTCATGGGGAACAACACAAGGAACTGTGCATTGCAGATAAAGAACATTAGAGAGACGGATGCTGGAGAGTATAGATTCAGATTCATAACAAACAGGTGTGAGAAGTGTGGTGGACCTGGAGTGACTCTTCAAGTTGAAG AACTGAAGGTGGTGATGACCTCATCCAGAGTAAATGGAACAATAAGGGAAGGAGACACTGTGAACCTGACATGTGACACAGACAGCTGCTCTcttagccaatcagaattcaccTGGTTTAAGGACAACCAGCAGCTTCCAGAAACACAGTCCACACTTCACTTCAGTCCCATATCCTATCATCACACAGGAAAATATTCATGTGCTTTAAATGGCAGAACGGTAGCTGCATCTAATGAAGTGAATATCATTGTTGAAA GTCATTTTAatacaataattataattactGTTGTGGGAGTATTATTGATTGTGTTAATTGGAGCTGTTGTGATTATCATCTTCATGAAAAG GATAAATTCACTCAATGTGGACAAAACCAAAGAAGGAACCAAGAAA AGAGAAGACAAGGACCTGTGCAGCGATTCAGAAAAACAGGCTGAGTCAGCTATTTATGCCAATTTCATG GACTTTTCTAGGGAGAAGAGTGGAACTAGCAACAGATATTCTGAGGAATCCTGTGAGTTCCCAGACTATGGAAATGTAAATATTCAAGAAAGAGTttatgaaaatgtaaattttgAATTAACAGCACAATAA